Within the Hypericibacter adhaerens genome, the region CGGTTGGTGGCGTCGTCGGCCTGGGTGAAGCTCTCGAAGATGCGCTGGCTGGCCTCCTGCGAGATGCCGATGCCGGTATCGGCGACCTCGAAGCGGAGCAGGGGTTGCTCGGGGGTGCCGCCGATGCGCTCGACCGTCAGCAGGATATGGCCGCGCTCGGTGAACTTGACCGCGTTCGACAGCAGGTTGGTCAGGATCTGCCGGAGCTGCTGGCAGCCGCCATGAAGCTGGGGCGGCACGTCCGCGCCGATATGGGTCGCCAGGCGCAGGTTCTTCTTGGTCGCCTCGTTGCGCAGGATACGAACGATGTCGGCGATCTCGGCATAGAGATCGAAGTCGATGACCTCGACCGACATCTTGCCGGCCTCGATCTTGGAGAAGTCGAGGATGTGGTTGATCAAGGAGAGCAGCGCCCGGGCCGAGGTGCCGATCGTGCGCATCATGTCGCGCTGATCGCGGTCGAGCTTGGTGTCCTGCATCAGGTCGCCGAGCCCGATGATGGCATTGAGCGGCGTGCGCAGCTCGTGGCTCATGGTGGCGAGGAAGCGGCTCTTGGCCTGGTTCGCCTGCTCGGCCTGGCGCTTGGCTTCGGTCAGCTTGCGGATCAGCGTCGCGACATAGCCGGGGAGCACGATCAGGGCCGCGACCGCGCCGAAGGCGAGGTGAGGGGAGCTGAGCCAGTAGTCGGTCGTCACCCAGACGAAGATCATGCCCAGCGTGCTGACCAGCGCCGAGGCGGCCAGGTAGCGGTTGCCGTAGCGGAAGCCGTTGCCGAAGGTGATCCAGAGATAGATCAGATAGAGCGGCGTGCCGGCCTCGCCGCCCCAATGCATCAGGGCGGTGAGGGTGGCGAAGTCGGTGACCATCGCCGCCAGGCGGCGCGGCGGCGAGATGCTCGGCCAGGCGATGATGAGCCCGACATAGATGAAGGACAGCGCCAGATAGCCGGACGCCCAGTAGAAGCCCCAGCTATAGGGCGGCAGCGTGAAATGGTTCAGCCAGGACAGGATGAAATAGTAAGCCGCGAGGATCAGCACGATGACCACCCGCACGATGGCCTGCTCGTGTTCGCTGTCCGGGCGGCGGCGCAGTCGCTCCCGCAGGAAGCGGGTCAGCGAGATCTGCTCGGGGGAGCGGTTATCCGTATCGACAGCCATGGCGCGCCCTGCCGCCTTGGTTGCTGCGCAGGCCGATCCACCACCGGCTCAGCCGGCGGCTGCATTCGGCGATCGCTTGGGTGAAGCCGTTAGGCACGGGTCGCCTGGCGATGGGTGCGGCTCGGCGGGAACAGGAGCGTCACGCTGGTGCCGACGCCGATGGCGCTGGAGATGTCGAAGGTGCCGCCATGGAGCTTGGTCAGCTCGATCGCCAGCGGCAGCCCCAGCCCCGTGCCGGAATGGCTGTGGGTATCCGCCCGGTGGACCCGGCCGAAGCGTGCGATCGCGATCGGAATGTCTTGCTCCGCCATGCCAATGCCCGTGTCCGTCACGGTGATCCGTATGCCCCCGGTTTCCGCCAGGACGGCGCCGATGGTCACGCTGCCGCCCGGCGGGGTGAAACGGAGGCCGTTCGTGACCAGGTTAAGCAGGATCTGCTTAACTTTCCGTTCATCGGCTTCGAGCAGGGGCAGTTTCCCGGAAATCGTTGTTTTCAATTCGATTTGTGCCTCTTCCGCCCGGGCGGCCATCAGCCGGGTGACGTCGTGGAAGAGCTTCTTGAGGTCCACCCGGCTCTCGATCAGCTCGAGCTTGCCGGCCTCGATCTGCGACACGTCCAGCATGTCATCGATGATCTGGAGCAGATGCTGGGCGCTGGCCAGGATGTCGTTCGAATATTCCAGGTAGCGCGGGTTCCCGATCGGGCCCAGGAGCTCGATCTTCATCATCTCGGCGAAGCCGATGATGGCGTTCAAGGGCGTGCGCAGCTCGTGGCTGGTATTGGCCAGGAACTCGGTCTTGGTGTCGTTGGCGGCGTCGGCGCGCTCCTTGGCCTCGCGCAGATCGCGCTCCGCCACCTTGCGGTCGCTGATATCGAGCGAGACGCTGACCACGGTCGCGATGCGCCCGCGCCCGTCATTGAGCGGCGCCTTGGTCGTCAGGAAGACACGCTCGCGGCCCTCGCGGTCGACCAGATGCTCCTCGAGGCCGGTCTTGGCCTGGCCGCTCTCGATCACCTGGGCGGAGAACTCCTGGTGGCGGCGGCCATATTCCTCGCCGAACAGCTCCGCGACGCGCTTGCCGACCGCCTGGGAGGCGTCGATGCCGAAGAACTCGCACTGGTAGCTGTTGACGAAGGCGATCTGCCCTTGCGCGTCCGAGACGCAGATCATCGCCGGCACCGCATCGATCACCAGCCCCAGCACTTCCTTGGACTGACGCTGTTCCTCGGTGCGCAGGCGGTTGGTGAGATTCAGCACCTCCTCGAGGGTGAGGGCGCGCCGGCGGATGATCTCCTGCTGGCGGCGCATGGTGAGGAGGTTCTGGACCCGGACCCGGAACTCGTGATGGTCGACCGGGCTGATCAGGAAATCGGAAGCGCCGGCCTCGAGCGCCTTGTAGCGGAACTCGCGGTCCTCATAGACCGTGACCACGATGACCGGCACGTCGAAACATTGCGGCCGCTGGCGGATGGCGCGGATGAACTCCGCGCCGTCGAGGCGGGGCATCTTGAAATCGGTGATGATGAGGTCGGGCGTGTTCTCGGTCGTCCAGTCGAGCGCCGAAGCCGCGTCGTCGAAGGCGCGCACGGTCACATCGTTGCCGAGCGAGCTCGCCAGCTTGGCGAGAATGTTCCGGTTGGTGACGCGATCATCGATGACGACGATGAGCGACATTGCGCCTCACTCTTCCTGTCGTGTGGCGCCGGATCCACGCCTGGATCTGGCCGCTCCTGCAACCTTGATGTCCACGGCGCAGCATTCCTCCCCGGCGACGTGGCGATTCAGTTCTGCACCATTAACCATACTAAACCGGACCCCGCACGCTGTCCTGACCCGGCGACAACGCCACGCTGGATGCGACTTCCAGCTCAGCTTTCGGTGATATCCACTAACCCCTTCATAATACTAGAAATGCTAAGCGTTAATTCTCTGTAAAGATTGTGCGAATTTTCTCCGTACGGATGCCGCCACGGAGGTTTCGAAGGCGGGAGACTCGGTCGCTTTACGCTGCCGGCCCCCGCTTTTACACTCCCGGCCCTCAAAAAGGGCCGGGTTCGGGGGCGACGAGCGGGCATGCGCGGGGGCGGTGACCGGTGGGGAGGGATGCGAGGGCTTCTGTTCGCAGGAGCCCTGCTGGCGGTTCTGTGCGCCGCCGATTTTGCCCGAGCTGACCGCATGGCCAGTATTGTCGTGGACGCCGGCACCGGCCAGGTCCTCCAGCAGGTCGATGCCACCCGGGTCTGGCACCCGGCCTCCCTGACCAAGCTGATGACCGTCTATCTGGCCTTCGAGGCCCTCCGCGCCGGTCAGATGACGGCCGACGAGACGCTGACCGTCTCGGAGACCGCCGCCGCCCAGCCCGAGACCAAGCTGGGCTTGCGCGCGGGCAAGACCATCTCGGTGGCCCAGGCGATCAAGGCCGTGATCGTGCGCTCGGCCAACGACGCGGCCGTCCTGCTGGGCGAGCGGATCGCCGGCAGCGAGGACGCCTTCGCCGCGATGATGACGGCCAAGGCGCATGAGCTCGGCATGACCCGGACGGTGTTCCACAACGCCACCGGCCTGCCGGACGACGGCCAGGTGACGACGGCGCGCGACATGGCGCTGCTGGCGCGGGCCTTGATGCGGGATTTTCCCGACCAGTATCCGATCTTCGCCAGCACCAACCTGCAATGGCATGGCCAAACCCTCTCGACCTATAACGGCCTGCTCAGCGCCTACCAGGGCGCCGACGGGCTCAAGACGGGCTTCACCTGCGCCTCGGGCTACAATCTGGTGGGGTCCGCCCTGCGCGACGGGCGGCGGCTGATCGGCGTCGTGCTGGGAGGCCGCTCCAGCGCCGAGCGCAATGGCGAGATGGCCCGTCTTCTCGATGCCGGGTTCCACATCCTGGGCGCTCCGTCCTTCCCCGACGTCGCCGCCATGCCCGACGGCGACAGCCAGCCGCCGCCGCGCCAGCTCTCCTCGGCCGAATGCAGCACCCTGCCCAGCACCGCGATCGGCGGCGGCGGTGGCGGCAAGCTGCCGGGATGGGCGGTGATCTTCGGCGCCTTCCCCGACCAGGCGGCCGCGCGCAAGACGGTCGACCAGGCGCGCAAGTCGCTGCAGGCGGTGCTCAAGCACGGCCAGCCCGCGGTGATCCGGCGCCAGACGGAGGGCACCTATCGCTGGGCGGCCCTCCTGGTCGGTCTGGCCCAGGAGGAGGCGAAGGCCGCCTGCCGGAAGATCCAATCCAGCGGGGCCTATTGCCTGGCGCTCAACCCCGACGTGCTGAACAGCCCCACCGCCTTGTGGCGCTGAGCTCAACCGGCCCTAAAACATATTTTATTTCAGAAGGTTGGGGGCTGTCGCGGCGTCAATCGATCTTCTGGCGGAAGTTCTGGTGGCAGCCGCCGCAGCCATTCTTTCCCATGGCGCCGAAGGCGTCGCCGAGGGCCGCCTTGTCGCCGCCCGCCGCCGCCGTCGAGGCCGTCGCCGACAGCTCGGCGAGCTTGGCGGCGGCCGCCTTGAAGCTGTCGAAATTGGCCCAGATCTCCGGCTTGGCGCCCGTCTTCCCGACATTGTCGTTGATGCTGGTGCCTTGCGGGAACAGGTCCGGGATCTTCGCCGCGTCGGCATGGATCGTGTCGGCAGCGGCCTGGGCGCCCGCGGCGTCGCCCGCGCCTTTTTGCAGGAAGTCGTTGATGATTCCCATCTGCTTACCCATCTCCTTCATGAGGGCCTGCCGCTGCTGGACGACCGGGGTGTCGGCGGCGCTGCGGTTGCTGTGACTGGCGGCGATACCGACGGCAAGGGCGCAGACGGCGCTGAAGGCGATCCAGGACTTCCAGCTCATGCACACTCTCCCTGTGAATGAGAAGCCATTGCTGATGAGTGCCCGCCTCGATCGAGACGGGCGGATCGAAAATAGACGATCAACCCCGGGGGACCTAGTAGGAACGGCGCGGTAACCGGCAGGGAACCCGGGCTCGGTCTCGCCGATATCGGTTGAATGCTCTATGGTCTTCTCTCAACTCACACAGATGTTATCGTTCGTGATCGCTCGCTCTGTCCCTGATCGGCGTCGGGCCGGCGCGGCGGCATCGCGGCGGCGGGCGCTGGCGCTGCCCGTCGCGGGCCTCCTGCTGCTGATGGGCGCCTGCAGCACGCCGTCGCCGCCGAAGCCGGCGATGGTGCCGATCGGCGCCAACGGCAACTACGGTTATTCCGAGGTCATGCTCGAAACGGATCGCTACCAGGTGAGCTACCTGACGCCGCGGCTCAAGGTGTCCGTCAGCCGGGCCGACCGCGAGGCCGACATCGTCGCGGCCAAGACCCAGGCGCATGATCTCGCCTTCTGGCGCGCGGCCCAGCTCGGACGCGAGAAGGGCTTCTCCGCCCTCAAGCTCGTCGACGAGCATACCGACAGCGACGTCAACACCAGCACCCAGCGCAGCTACGCGCCGGCCTTCTACGGTTTCTACGGGGTCCCGCGCTATCGCCATTATCCGGGCGGCTTCGGGCCGATCCCCTGGTTCCCGGGCGATTATTACGGATACGGGCCCTGGGGCTACGGGCCTTACGACAGCTACGAGCGCACGAGCTCGAGCCTGCGCGTCAATTCGCGCCTGGAGGTGGAATTCTACAAGACGGGGCCGCAGGAAGCGCAGAGCATCGACGCGGTGATCGAGGATTTGTCGAAGAAATATGCCGGGACGACCTATCCTTGACCTGCGGCGGGCAAGGTCGGGCCGGGCCGGCGGCCATCGAGAACGGGATACGCAACATGACGGAACCCTCTTGACGCCAGTCGCGTTGCGTGCGGACAAAATTGCGTCAATCAAAAGACAAGGAGACCGATAAATGGCGAAAGCGAAAGATACCGCGGCAAAGGGTCAGGACGCGGCGGCGCGTCGCAAGGCGCCGCTGGCCACGCCGTCGAGCTTTGGATCGAACGAGATCAGGGACATCAGCGGCGGCTTGAACGCCCTGCTGGCCGACGTTTTTGCCCTTTACGTCAAGACCAAGAATTTCCATTGGCATGTGAGCGGACCGCATTTCCGCGACTACCATCTGCTGCTCGACGATCAGGCGGGCGAGATCTACGCGATGACCGACGATATCGCGGAACGCGTGCGCAAGATCGGCGGCACCACCATCCGCTCGATCGGCCATATCGCGCGGCTGCAGCGCCTGAAGGACAACAACGCCGACTATGTCGAGCCGCTCGACATGCTGGGCGAGCTGCGCGAGGACAACCGGGCCCTCGTGGAGAGCATGCGCGCCGTCCATGACCTTTGCGACGAGAGCAACGATGTCGCGACCGCGAGCCTGATCGAGAACTGGATCGATCAGACCGAAAAGCGCATCTGGTTCCTGTTCGAAGCCAGCCGCCGCGCCGGCTCGGGCGGGCACTGAGCCGGTCTCTTCTCGTCGCCTGACGAAAGACGATCGAAAAACGCCCGCGGACCCCTCAAGGTTCGCGGGCGTTTTGCCATGCTGGGACGGGCCGTCGCGCCGAGGGTCCGAAAGGGAGATCAGGGATGAAACTGGCCGTTCTCGTGGGGAGCCTGCGCAAGGGCTCCTTCAACGCCGCGCTGGCGCGGGCCTTGCCGGCGCTCACGCCTGCCGGCCTCGGCTTCGAAACCTTGCCCTCCGTCGGCCTGCTGCCGCTCTATGACGCCGACATCCAGGCAGCGGGATTCCCGGAACCCGTCGCGGCGCTGGGCCGCGCCATCAAGGCCGCCGACGGCATCGTCATCGTGATGCCGGAATACAACTACTCGGTTCCGGGCGGGTTGAAGAACGCGATCGACTGGGTATCGCGTCTTCCCGACAAGCCCTTCGCCGGCAAGCCGGTGCTGATCCAGACGGCTTCCATCAGCCTCCTGGGCGGTGCCCGCGCCCAGTATCACCTGCGCCAGATCCTCGTGTTCCTGGATGCAGCGGTGATGAACCTGCCGGAGGTGATGGTGGCCCAGGCGCAGAACAAGTTCGA harbors:
- a CDS encoding CC0125/CC1285 family lipoprotein, producing the protein MIARSVPDRRRAGAAASRRRALALPVAGLLLLMGACSTPSPPKPAMVPIGANGNYGYSEVMLETDRYQVSYLTPRLKVSVSRADREADIVAAKTQAHDLAFWRAAQLGREKGFSALKLVDEHTDSDVNTSTQRSYAPAFYGFYGVPRYRHYPGGFGPIPWFPGDYYGYGPWGYGPYDSYERTSSSLRVNSRLEVEFYKTGPQEAQSIDAVIEDLSKKYAGTTYP
- a CDS encoding Dps family protein; translated protein: MAKAKDTAAKGQDAAARRKAPLATPSSFGSNEIRDISGGLNALLADVFALYVKTKNFHWHVSGPHFRDYHLLLDDQAGEIYAMTDDIAERVRKIGGTTIRSIGHIARLQRLKDNNADYVEPLDMLGELREDNRALVESMRAVHDLCDESNDVATASLIENWIDQTEKRIWFLFEASRRAGSGGH
- a CDS encoding c-type cytochrome, which encodes MSWKSWIAFSAVCALAVGIAASHSNRSAADTPVVQQRQALMKEMGKQMGIINDFLQKGAGDAAGAQAAADTIHADAAKIPDLFPQGTSINDNVGKTGAKPEIWANFDSFKAAAAKLAELSATASTAAAGGDKAALGDAFGAMGKNGCGGCHQNFRQKID
- a CDS encoding D-alanyl-D-alanine carboxypeptidase family protein encodes the protein MASIVVDAGTGQVLQQVDATRVWHPASLTKLMTVYLAFEALRAGQMTADETLTVSETAAAQPETKLGLRAGKTISVAQAIKAVIVRSANDAAVLLGERIAGSEDAFAAMMTAKAHELGMTRTVFHNATGLPDDGQVTTARDMALLARALMRDFPDQYPIFASTNLQWHGQTLSTYNGLLSAYQGADGLKTGFTCASGYNLVGSALRDGRRLIGVVLGGRSSAERNGEMARLLDAGFHILGAPSFPDVAAMPDGDSQPPPRQLSSAECSTLPSTAIGGGGGGKLPGWAVIFGAFPDQAAARKTVDQARKSLQAVLKHGQPAVIRRQTEGTYRWAALLVGLAQEEAKAACRKIQSSGAYCLALNPDVLNSPTALWR
- a CDS encoding NADPH-dependent FMN reductase, giving the protein MKLAVLVGSLRKGSFNAALARALPALTPAGLGFETLPSVGLLPLYDADIQAAGFPEPVAALGRAIKAADGIVIVMPEYNYSVPGGLKNAIDWVSRLPDKPFAGKPVLIQTASISLLGGARAQYHLRQILVFLDAAVMNLPEVMVAQAQNKFDAASGELKDGPTRELIAKQLQSFAAFVRKTQAGAAVQA
- a CDS encoding ATP-binding protein yields the protein MSLIVVIDDRVTNRNILAKLASSLGNDVTVRAFDDAASALDWTTENTPDLIITDFKMPRLDGAEFIRAIRQRPQCFDVPVIVVTVYEDREFRYKALEAGASDFLISPVDHHEFRVRVQNLLTMRRQQEIIRRRALTLEEVLNLTNRLRTEEQRQSKEVLGLVIDAVPAMICVSDAQGQIAFVNSYQCEFFGIDASQAVGKRVAELFGEEYGRRHQEFSAQVIESGQAKTGLEEHLVDREGRERVFLTTKAPLNDGRGRIATVVSVSLDISDRKVAERDLREAKERADAANDTKTEFLANTSHELRTPLNAIIGFAEMMKIELLGPIGNPRYLEYSNDILASAQHLLQIIDDMLDVSQIEAGKLELIESRVDLKKLFHDVTRLMAARAEEAQIELKTTISGKLPLLEADERKVKQILLNLVTNGLRFTPPGGSVTIGAVLAETGGIRITVTDTGIGMAEQDIPIAIARFGRVHRADTHSHSGTGLGLPLAIELTKLHGGTFDISSAIGVGTSVTLLFPPSRTHRQATRA